The following is a genomic window from Molothrus ater isolate BHLD 08-10-18 breed brown headed cowbird chromosome 19, BPBGC_Mater_1.1, whole genome shotgun sequence.
AATTCCCATCCTCTTGTTAGACCTCTGGCaatgtgctgcagtgctggagggggGAACATTTTGGTAGAAACGTGTTGGttgctttaaataaatttcACTGGTTAACTCATAGGGGGTTAATGATGTTGCAGGATTTTAAAGAACCTGCTCTGTGGTACATAACCTTAGGGTTAAACAGAGCTTACTGATTCATTTTTACTGATTAATTAAtctccatttattttcctcataaATATTGTTGCCCCAGTGAAGGAGAAGTTAAATCTTACATCTATGATTGATTGTCAGTTTGATGTTTGAAATCTGTTCTGTTTGTTTAGACTCTGTGCTGTCCTGGGGGCCCTACCTTTACAGCACTGTAAGTACCTTCTTAAACTCTTGGTGCTCACCTGATCCCTTGTGCTGCCATACAGTACAAATGGATGTTGAATTTTAAGATTGGATGTTGAATTTTAAGATTACCTCTTGGCCTGAATAAAACCTTGAAAGCATGGAGGCTGTTAGCAATAAGTGGATGTGGGGTTGTAATTGAAGCTCTCCTTCTTTGTGTTTGTCTTCCAGTCTCTCCTTGATGATAATGGTCTAGCAGAGGTGACTGCTGTTGCCAAAGAAATAATGgatgcaataaataaaaatcaatatgGGCTGGCTACTGAGCTCTGGGGCAAGGCTGAAGGTGTCATTGAAGAGGTGAGATCTTTGATTAACATTAAGAACTaactgctgcctggggaggcaCATGATTTCCAGTTATCCTTTCTATGAGTGCTGAGCTGGCATGAATTCTTCAACCCTCTGCCCAGTCATTTTTGCCAGGATTTGTTGTATCACAGTGCTGATACAAAGGAGTGTTTGCTATGCCCTGCTTGGAGAGTGACAGAGAACGTGGGCAGGACAGCCCTTGTAGTATTCCAGAATTGCACTGGGGTTTCAGCATACAACTAGTCTTCTTGATTCCATTTAAATAAACTATATCTCCTGGAAAGCTTTGAATATTGAAACCTGCATCCACCAAGACACAAACTTGAAGTTAAGCACACATCTCTATTTGAAGAACTACAATAGGTGGACAGGATGGAAAGGAATCTCAAGTTATGGTCTGTTACTGTGGGTCACTGCATCTTGTACTTAGAAAGTTCCCGCATAAAAGACTGGTAAagttttgctttggtttctcCTTAAAAGGTTGCTCCAAAATCTCATTCTATGCTACATGTACTAAAGAATGAGATGTGAGGCTCTGGCTTCCTTGGACAGAAAGGCTAATCTGGAGccactttttggttttttggtttgtttttttcttttctgtgattcATAACTGACAGTGCCTTGCATATAGTTGGTTTCACTTCTTGCTGTTCAGAATGAACTTTTGGTTCCTGTTTTACTTTTCAAATCTACTTGGCTTCCCCTCTCAGTTGTGATGGTGCTGGCAGGTGAAGGCACTGCAGTTCTTGTGCAGTTGTTGTGAGCTGATTTCTGACCTAAGCATCAGAActttaaaaacttaaaaatcaaGTGAAGCAGGTCTTCAAGAATCTGGAGTAACTTCTCTAATGGCTCACGTTTGTCCGTGGGTGCAGGCAGCCTCTGTCAGCTGCATCAGAGCTGCCAgtctgcagtgcctgggcacATCCAGCTGTCAGCAGCTCCAGAACAGGGGTGGCTCATACCCAGCATCACATGTTCGAGGAAGCTTTTAGATTTTGGAGGATTGTAGGTTGGAAGGATGTTGAGCAAGAGCAGCACCACACCAGACCTGGCAGAAGGGGCTGTCTAAAAGCATCATCTGGcattgcagctctgtgccatgaGTAATGCAGGGTAAGACTTCCTGTAGCTTCACATCTGCTTCAGAGGGTAAATAGCATCTCTGGCACAACCCATGTGTGAACAACACAGGCTTGAGGAATCTCTTTCCCATTTCTCAAAGCAAATGTAGAACTGAAGTTTTTCCACAAGTATCTTCCTGGTGTGCAGGTAAAGTGACAGGTCACAGGGTCCTTTATTTaggatttacttttttttttcttttcaggaaaggCTGTTCTATGTCtctgagaaatgtttttattaggTTACTGAAATTATCTTGTGTTTTCAGAACACAGACAATGTGAACTTTTATAACATCTTGACTAAGGAGGTTCCAGAAGTGAAATCAGATGAACAACAAAATCTCCATCTCAGTAAGTTGTATTTAAATACTTGAACTTCTGAGGCCCTGTGTTTCCATTCACATACTTTCAGCTCTGACAGTGGAAAGAGTCTCAGTGTAGCACATCCTTAAAATGGATGTTGATATTCTCTCGAGCAGAACTTGTTTGCTGTTGCATAAGTAGGGACAGATAGGAATGTGGAACAACCCTATAGATGACACCTCCACCTATACATCCTGCACAAATTACAGCAAGGAAGCAGTCAGTATAATTGCAACATTGTTTCGTGACCTTTTAACTTACTTCCTCTTACTGTCTTTCATTTCTGTCTTTAAGACAGGACACCAAAGTGTCTCATCAGTAGAAACAGTCAGATTAAATTCTTGCTCTGTGAATTTTGTGCATCAATGTGAAAAACACACGTGTAGAACTTCTTTCAAACTCTTTTTCTGTTGGCTTCATAAGGGAAGGTGAAATAAACTCCTGAAAGTAAAATATTGCAGCTCAAAAATAATTGGTCTGTTGAGAAGAGCCAAGTGGTTAAAGCAGAAGCTGATGCCCAGAAAAAGTGCAGTCTTAGCTAAAAGTAGGAATGGATGGGTTCTTCCTGTATCATCCTGTCCTAAATAAGGCTTGACTTCAGTAGTTTCTAGTAAAAGTAAGCAAATCTCTCTCTGTGGTGCTGCAATTTCATTAGAAAAGGGTTTGTTGGCCATGATTGACACTGAAGATTGTTATCTGTGCAGGATGGTGTGTTCAGTGTGCCACTGATCAAAGCCTGTTCGCCTTTTTTCAGTGCGGCTTTACCAGCGCCATGTCAGAAAAATGCATCAGAGCAGCCTCGATGAGCTGATGAATGGGCCCATCAGAAAGAAGCTGATGATCATTCCTGACTGTGTGAAGTGGGGAGGTACTTTCCTGTCTGCTCACCTGATGAGTTCATTACCACTGTTTTACAGTATTGCATCCTGTAGGAGAATACTCTGTCAGCTGGTCACATTCAGTTGTCATTGTCCATGGGGCTAAGGAGGGGATTTCTTCTCAGAAATGGAGATGTTGTGGGGCAGGCCTGTGGGAGCAGATGTGGTTCTGATTCTGCTGCTCGTATCTATCCTTAGCCAAGTAACTAAAAATacagggggagggaggaagatcCTCTGTATTTCAGGAACTGGTTTCTGTCTCTCATGCAGTCTTGCTGAAACTCCTGTCAGTTTTTCTGTGCCAGAAGTCTGGTATCATATAATGATGCATCTTATGGAGGAGGGGGTGTAAAACAGGCTTAAAAGGCTGATGTCAgcactctgtgtgtgtaaaTAGGAGCCAGAAATTACAGCACTGTCTGTGAGCTCCAgtgggagcacagctgctgtctgctcctcctgctcctcagacTGATAAATCACTGCCACTTTTGGCTAGGATTGTTTTTTGTGCAGCTGTGAACTTCATTTTAAAGCCTTTAACCCCTGCTTCTGTCCCAGCTTGGGGATACATCCTTCATCACTTAAAATTTGTCTTTCTGGTTCCAACCAGGTCAGTCCAAACAGGTCTTTGAGAACATGGCTGAGGACTTCATGAAACCTGTCATCGATATTGTTGATCAGCTTTTGGCAGCCAATATCAGTGTTACAGTCTATAATGGACAGCTGGACCTCATTGTTGACACCATGGGTGAGGAACCTTTTCACTGGGGGTGGAAACAGAACATGTGATGAGTAGAATGTGGAGCTGTCAGTATATTGGTACCCAGATTTCTCCAATCTCCTGTGCAAACCTCTTACCTAACTAGCAGTGTTTAAATACTACAGTCATAAATGAGCAGCACTTAGGATATTTTGTTTATATCCCTCTGAGAGAGGCAAATCCTTTACCTCCATTATATTGTTGAGAAATGGATCTGCCACATCAgtaattgtttgtttgtttcagtgaaGCTAATAATTCACTTAATCCTCCTGAATAAGCACATagatgtgtatgtgtgtatgctCATTCATAGGCAAAGAATGCTGGTAATTAATGAGGGAGGGTGCAGTGGAAGGGTGATCACACCTGCTCTCAGTGTAGGCTCCTGCACACCTTGGGCTTTGTTTGCTGCTTGCAAGATGCTGCTTTGGTCCAGGGGCAGTTTGGGACCCAGGCCAAGTGCTGCTGAAATGCCTCAcaaggctgctgtgctcccttCTGCTGGTTTTTTCTCACTGAGTTAAAGAATCTGCAGTCACAGACTCCACAAACACCCTCCTATGCTGTGAAAGGCTTTACTCCTTGTATGTCCCTGTCCACTTAGATATTCAGATGGCCTTCATGAACAGCACAGCAATCAATAAATCCAGGAAGCATGGTATTTAGGCTGTCAAAACAGATTAGCAGTTAGTGATGCTCCAGTTTATCACATTTTCATCTAAAATTGAGCTGTAGTTAACATGTAAATTCTTCCTAGTTCACAGGTAGGCTAAAGTTTTGAACCCCTTGGAGTCCTAGAATTGATCTTGTTGCTGTCTTGACCTCCACCTTCTCTAGCAGCACCTGAAACAGAAAGCCTTTTCAGTCTCCTCTCAATGTGTCCAACAAACAGAGAAACAGTGCCCCTTCTGATTTCCAGAAGGGGGACTTGGTATGGCTGATCCCTCTCCATGGCAGGACATTCAAGGTGTTTGAGGTGCAAAGTGAAATATGTTGGAATTTCTagggctgcagagcctccaAGAAGCACATGTTCAACTTGTACAATCCTAAATCCATTTCATACACACCTTCACTGTTTACTtattcccttctcctctccattGGTTTGTTTCAGTTTGTCCTGAATTTTCCTAGGCATAAGAAAATTGGTTTTAGAGTCTGAACACACAGACTCTGTGCTAACTCTGCTGTACTGGTATCCAGTTCAGGGGGTGTCCAGCTGAACTGGACTCCCAAGCTGCTGTGGAACCAAGTATTGGTAATCAATGCTGTCTGTTACTTCCAACAGGCCAGGAGGCATGGATCCGGAAGCTGAAGTGGCCTGATTTGGAGCAGTTCAGCCAGAAAAGGTGGAAGGCACTCTATGTGTCTCCAGAATCCACTGAGACTGCTGCTTTCCACAAGGCCTATAAGAACTTTGCTTTCTTCTGGATTCTCAAGGCTGGGCACATGGTAAATAATAAAGTCCTTGGGGTGGAATCAGCAAGAAGGCTGAAGATGTGTGTGTAGCTGCTGTTTCCTTCCTCATTGCAGCTGCTTATcctgtgcttttctctgtgctaGGTACCAGCTGACCAAGGAGAGATGGCTCTCAAAATGCTCAGGATGGtgactcagcagcagcactagGGAGGGGAGGTCATCTGGTCTGGCTTCctgtccagcagcagggctctggaggAGTGTGAATCTGGATCCTAAGCCAAAGGAGGCACAGTGGCTGTTTGGGCACACAGCCTCCCCCATCTTGCTGATACTGTGCACAAGTGCTTGTGGaaagatgttttgtttttttgtttttttttcttgaatgagttattgcttttgaatttttaaGCTGTGATTTGCTGCCTTAACATTGTTCATAAATGACTCTTCCAGAGGAAGTTCCCTGTCATAAAGAACAAGCCCTGAACCTTTGCCTTGGAAGGATTTTGTGCTCTTGCCCTTCCCTGAATGCTCCCTTGTCTGTTTGCACACCAAGAGTAAAACTGATTTGACTTGATTTGCTTTGTGTTCCTCTGGGAGAGCTGACCTGCTTCATGAGGCTGTGGAATGTTCCTTCCTTTGTCCCCAGGCTTGAGTCACCTGGCTGGATTCAAGATGAAGCCATGGAAATGCCAGGACAGAGGACCTGCCCTAGAGGAATCACAGTCCATCTCATCTTGCTGAGGTGCCTGAATTAGGATCCAGGATTCTTCAGACTTCCTGTGCtatggagagagaaaaacatccCACAGAGGAGGATTTGTCCCTTTTCATCTGACCATTGGTTTCTTGTTTCCATTCTTCTTTATGCCTACTGCTCAAACTTTGCCTTTATCCTCAACACCTGAAGCACATCCAGCaagaattcctgcttttctgtatCCTGAAGCAGAAGGCCTTTTAATACCCTCTTGTACCAAAGAGTCCCGACAGACAGAAACTTCTTAAAACCTTCTGGGTTTAGCCAGAAGGAAAGGAGCATTATTTGAGCAATAACAGCATAGTTCTGAAATATTATAGGAGTGTTTAAAAGAAGGATATACAAAATCTTGATCCATGTCTTTTGGAGATTTTTTAAGTCTTGCAGAGACCtattattttgaaacattttttttaatacatagtCAAGAAGAGACTGGTCAGACATTTGACTTTTGCTATGGAACATGAAGTAGTTGTTTTTTATTGGTGTCTGATAGGAGACAcaacagctccttccagctgtCAGAAACTCACTCCAGCCACTGAAACTGTCATGAAATACCTGATAGCATTGTCTTAGCAAGAACTGAGGcactgtcctggtttagggcaaatttgtGAGGAAACTCCAAAAGGGGTccctctagaaagcagattcaagcccttccctctgctggtTCGGGAAAAGATTTCGTTGGAGAAGAGTGGGggaaaaactgtttatttaacaagcaaagtattcacaagcataaaaaatgagtaatattaaacaataaaacctctctctgttctgaagagatggcaaatcCAGGAAGTCCTTGTCGTGGGGTATAGCTTGGCTtgctcagtctcttatcagtccctctggtgctggaaaaGGCTGTAACCCAGGCCCaggtgggccacaggtgtgagctcccAGGGTTTCctgggttttcagtccagagcagatttgaacagttccaagaaaaaaaaataacacacagtccagggaacttcactgcctcagctagctaaaaaaataaaagtaactaaaaagcaaaggagagctccCTTCTGCTGTCCgtgctgcagacaacacagttcagcagagaaaaatgctgaagctctctgtctgtgttttgaaaacaaCCACCTCAGACATTTcactgcttctccttctcccctcaCTTCACTCTCAGATCTAGTTTTAAAGGTGCAAAAGTTTTCTGGGCTGAATAGACAAATGGGGATACAATTCAGCATCATAAAGTAACCCTAGGGCACGCCCAAGGCTGTGTGAGCACACGTGCAGtcacccagcagctgcactaTTGGAACCTAataattgctttcctttttcatgtTCCCTTGTATTCTTGAGACCTTTAGCAATGCAGATCCAGATTTGttttttgaaatacttttttcaaTAAATAGGTCTAATTCATCTCTCTTCAGCATCACATTGATTTCACTGCTTGAAAAGgacattattttctgctttggctTTTAGGTGAACAAGAGGAGGTTGCTACCAGTGTGTAAGTTTGCATATCTGCattctttgaatattttaaaataatttccctaGCAAATCAGTATGTTTTTGCCTGGGTAATGTGCTGGTTTGGAttgggatagagttaattttcttcctagtaggTAGTATAggctatgttttggatttgtgctggagaTTGTTGATAACACAGCTGTGTTCTAGTTGTGGCTGAGCAGTTCTGACAAGGCCTTTTCTGCCCTCACCAGACCCCACCAGTGAGGGGCCTTTTGGGAGCACAAGGAGttggaggggacacagccaggacagctgacccaagggGTGTCCCAGGCCAGGGGTGTCATGCTCAGctgagggagaagaaggaaggggggacactgggggtgaTGCTGTTTGTCTTTCCAAGCGACTGCTGCATGTGCTGGAGCCCTGCTTCCTTGGAGACAGCTgcacacctgcctgcccatgggaatggggaatgaaCTCCTTCTTTTGATTTCCTTGTTGCCCATCAAACTGTCCTTATTTCAAcacatgagttttctcacttttacccttcaGTCTCTTCCCCCATCTGTCTCAGGGGGAAAGTAAgtgtgcagctctgtggtgtTTGTTTGCTGCTTGGAGTTAGACCACGACAGCAGTTTGATTGGTCCTCAGTGCTGTTATATACAACATTCTGCATTAATCCTAAATACTGTAGGGcctgagagaggaaaataacTGAGAAGGTGATCTcttcagaaagcagcatttaGTGCTGTTCTCACCTCTTGTTATCAAATGGAACATTGATTCATTTGCCATGGGCTGGTGCTCATTCACGGGCTTGAGGCATctgttccttttcctgctttgttttaGCTTCAGCAGGTTTTTCTGTTGGCAGAGACAGCTTGTGATGAAAAAAGATGGTGTCAAGAAGGCTGGTGGTAACGATTTTTTGGTTTTAGGGGCCATGCCAAATCTAAATGTGCTAGAATAAAAACACTTGCCTATGGAGACAGGGGTTCATTTAAATGCAAACAACAAAGCAGCAATCCATTAGCATCAAGGAAAATTTGTTTTACTCCAGTAAAGGCTTTGTCATGGGTATGTCACAGCTCTAGATCCTCACAAAGGTAGGTCACCTGCCCAGCAGATGCTGTAAA
Proteins encoded in this region:
- the SCPEP1 gene encoding retinoid-inducible serine carboxypeptidase, giving the protein MEEEEEGAEEAGAGGGASGRAGPAGPVTAGAEGAMGLLRAVTALSVLLLAAGVVLRQPQESKEVWGYVEVRSKAHMFWWLYYADNPTKDFTELPLVLWLQGGPGSSGCGYGNFEEIGPLDKEMKPRNTTWLQAASVLFVDNPVGTGFSYVDDCSLFAQNLTTVVSDMMVFLGEFFKCRTEFQTIPFYIFSESYGGKMAAGVALELHKAVQKGTIKCNFMGTALGDSWISPLDSVLSWGPYLYSTSLLDDNGLAEVTAVAKEIMDAINKNQYGLATELWGKAEGVIEENTDNVNFYNILTKEVPEVKSDEQQNLHLMRLYQRHVRKMHQSSLDELMNGPIRKKLMIIPDCVKWGGQSKQVFENMAEDFMKPVIDIVDQLLAANISVTVYNGQLDLIVDTMGQEAWIRKLKWPDLEQFSQKRWKALYVSPESTETAAFHKAYKNFAFFWILKAGHMVPADQGEMALKMLRMVTQQQH